In Miniphocaeibacter halophilus, the following proteins share a genomic window:
- the gap gene encoding type I glyceraldehyde-3-phosphate dehydrogenase, translated as MTIKVGINGFGRIGRLAFRRIREVSNDIEVVAINDLTSPKLLAHLLQFDSTHGKYPGEVTATENSIIVDGKETVVYAEPDASKIPWVKENGVDIVLECTGFYTSEEKAQAHIDAGVKKVVISAPAGQMKTIVYNVNDDILNGDDKIISAGSCTTNCLAPMAYALNEEFGIEVGTMTTVHAYTSTQMVLDGPVRGGNLRAARSAADNIIPHSTGAAKAIGLVIPELNGKLQGHAQRVPVVDGSLTELVTILKKKVTVEEVNEAVKKHTIDNPSFGYEEREIVSTDIIGTTYGSVFDPTQTEVTSSGDYQLVKTVSWYDNEYGFTCQMVRLLEKFMNL; from the coding sequence ATGACAATAAAAGTTGGAATAAATGGTTTTGGAAGAATAGGAAGGTTAGCATTTCGTAGAATTAGAGAAGTTTCAAACGATATCGAAGTTGTAGCTATTAATGACTTAACAAGTCCTAAATTATTAGCACATTTACTACAATTTGATTCAACTCACGGAAAATATCCTGGAGAAGTTACAGCAACTGAAAACTCTATAATAGTTGATGGTAAAGAAACAGTTGTTTACGCAGAACCAGATGCAAGTAAAATTCCTTGGGTTAAGGAAAATGGTGTGGATATTGTTTTAGAATGTACTGGTTTTTATACTTCTGAAGAAAAAGCACAAGCTCATATAGATGCTGGTGTTAAAAAAGTTGTAATTTCTGCTCCGGCAGGACAAATGAAAACCATAGTTTACAATGTAAATGACGATATTTTAAATGGTGATGATAAAATAATTTCAGCCGGATCCTGTACTACAAACTGCCTAGCACCTATGGCATATGCTTTAAATGAGGAGTTTGGTATTGAAGTTGGTACTATGACTACTGTTCATGCTTATACTTCCACTCAAATGGTTTTAGACGGACCTGTAAGAGGTGGAAATTTAAGAGCAGCACGTTCTGCAGCAGATAATATTATTCCACATTCAACAGGAGCAGCTAAGGCAATTGGTTTAGTTATTCCTGAACTAAATGGAAAATTACAAGGTCATGCTCAAAGAGTACCTGTAGTAGATGGCTCTTTAACTGAACTTGTAACTATATTAAAGAAGAAGGTAACTGTTGAGGAAGTAAATGAAGCAGTGAAGAAACATACTATTGATAATCCTTCTTTTGGTTACGAAGAAAGAGAAATAGTTTCTACTGATATTATTGGTACCACTTATGGTTCTGTTTTTGACCCTACTCAAACAGAAGTAACTTCATCTGGAGATTATCAACTAGTAAAAACTGTTTCATGGTATGACAATGAATACGGATTTACTTGTCAAATGGTAAGATTGTTAGAAAAATTCATGAATTTATAA
- a CDS encoding YitT family protein gives MKFFNKNEIFNIIYMIIGTFLIALGINMFFIPHEIVSGGMNGISVILYHVFNISPDKTLFVSNFPLIILSLIFLGKKYTLNTIFCSFLLPIFVRMIINIPPFEGDTILASIFGGIITGLGIGLTFKGGSSTGGTAIPEQIIHDYLRIPLSTSVLLVDGFILLGAFYFFDLSSGLYSLISLFIIGKMVDVTQSGGQPAKTCLVISNKTDKLIYELTVPLYLGVTILDGRGAYTGDKKEVLLCTFPEKTIIDVKNAIYKIDPNAFCLVFDTKEVLGNRWKSHLIKENNLLKLKNN, from the coding sequence ATGAAGTTTTTTAATAAAAACGAAATTTTTAATATAATTTATATGATAATAGGAACTTTTTTAATAGCTTTAGGCATTAATATGTTCTTTATTCCCCATGAGATCGTTTCTGGTGGGATGAATGGAATAAGTGTTATTCTCTATCATGTTTTTAATATTTCTCCTGACAAAACGCTGTTTGTTTCCAACTTCCCACTTATTATTTTAAGTTTAATTTTTTTAGGAAAAAAATATACCCTTAATACTATTTTTTGTTCATTTTTACTTCCTATATTTGTAAGAATGATAATAAATATACCACCATTTGAAGGTGACACAATTTTAGCGTCTATTTTCGGTGGAATTATTACAGGCCTAGGAATTGGTTTAACTTTTAAAGGCGGTAGCTCAACTGGTGGAACTGCTATTCCTGAACAGATTATTCATGATTATTTAAGAATTCCCTTAAGTACTTCGGTATTATTAGTAGATGGATTTATACTATTAGGAGCTTTTTATTTCTTTGATTTGTCCTCAGGATTATACTCCTTAATTTCATTGTTTATTATTGGGAAAATGGTAGATGTTACTCAATCAGGTGGACAACCGGCAAAAACCTGCCTTGTTATTTCAAATAAAACAGATAAATTAATTTATGAACTAACTGTACCCTTATATTTAGGAGTTACTATTTTAGATGGAAGAGGCGCCTATACCGGTGACAAAAAAGAAGTTTTACTATGTACTTTTCCTGAAAAAACAATTATAGATGTAAAAAATGCCATCTATAAAATTGACCCTAATGCCTTCTGTTTAGTTTTTGATACTAAGGAAGTACTTGGAAATAGATGGAAATCACATTTAATAAAAGAAAATAATCTATTAAAATTAAAAAATAATTAG
- a CDS encoding DNA polymerase IV — MNDDLNFLHIDLDAFFASVEELDNPSLKGKPMVVGGRSQRGIITTANYEARKYGLHSAMPIFKAKKLCPHVIIVPTRHDKYEEMSKKVFEVLYRYSNRIEKMSIDEACLDISHINLNPTILAKKIQRDVFKSTGLTVSIGISYNKSLAKMASDWNKPQGVKIITKDMVPGILLNLPIGKIAGIGKKSEEKFHKMGIYKVKDLMQINKEMLEYHFGKLGLVVYDRIRGVDNRQVETTRKRKSIGIERTFSEDIYNKDDIKNKILEFSMDLSKELKSRKIIGKTISIKIKFNDFKVITRSITLENPRNDFEEIYHKACYLLDNIKLEKPIRLLGVAMANLQKDNIIQLSFM, encoded by the coding sequence ATGAATGATGATTTGAATTTTTTACATATAGATTTAGATGCCTTTTTTGCTTCCGTTGAAGAACTTGACAACCCTTCTCTTAAGGGAAAGCCAATGGTTGTAGGTGGAAGAAGTCAAAGGGGGATTATTACAACTGCAAATTATGAGGCTAGAAAGTATGGCCTTCATTCTGCTATGCCTATTTTTAAAGCAAAAAAGCTTTGCCCCCATGTTATTATTGTTCCTACAAGACATGATAAATATGAGGAAATGAGTAAAAAAGTCTTTGAAGTTCTTTACAGGTACTCTAATCGAATTGAAAAAATGTCTATTGATGAAGCTTGTCTGGATATTTCTCATATTAATTTAAATCCTACTATACTAGCAAAAAAGATTCAAAGAGATGTTTTTAAAAGTACAGGCCTTACTGTTTCCATTGGTATAAGCTATAATAAATCCCTTGCTAAAATGGCTTCGGACTGGAATAAGCCTCAAGGAGTAAAAATAATAACAAAGGACATGGTACCCGGTATTCTTTTAAACCTACCTATTGGAAAAATTGCCGGAATTGGTAAAAAATCCGAAGAAAAATTTCATAAAATGGGAATCTATAAGGTAAAGGATTTAATGCAAATAAATAAGGAAATGTTAGAGTATCATTTTGGGAAACTTGGACTGGTTGTTTATGACAGAATTAGAGGAGTTGACAACCGTCAAGTTGAAACTACTAGAAAAAGAAAGAGCATAGGAATTGAAAGAACTTTTTCAGAGGATATATACAATAAAGATGATATTAAAAATAAAATCCTTGAATTTTCAATGGATTTATCCAAGGAGTTGAAATCAAGGAAAATAATTGGAAAGACCATTTCAATAAAAATAAAATTTAATGACTTTAAGGTTATTACCCGTAGCATTACTTTGGAAAATCCTAGAAATGACTTTGAAGAAATTTATCATAAGGCTTGTTATCTACTGGACAATATAAAACTGGAAAAGCCTATTAGGCTCCTAGGTGTTGCCATGGCAAATTTACAAAAAGATAATATAATTCAATTAAGCTTTATGTAG
- the ftcD gene encoding glutamate formimidoyltransferase, with product MSKIVQCIPNFSEGKNITTIKKLIDVAKSTAGVTLVDHSSDENHNRSVFTLIGSPEGVEEVLVKLSKIARDNIDMTKHFGKHPRMGSTDVIALVPIKNITMEETVKLSEKIGERIYNELEIPVMLYANSAKKENRINLANIRKGEFEGMSKKLLEEKWTPDFGENKIHPTAGITAIGARSPMIAFNVNLNTNNLEIANNIARIIRGSSGGFKNCKAIGLLLEDKNIVQVSINMMDYNKLPLYRIFEIIKLEAKKYGVTILESEIIGLTPGKALVDSAIYYLQMNNFDYNTQVLENYLFD from the coding sequence ATGTCAAAAATAGTTCAATGTATACCTAATTTTAGTGAAGGAAAAAATATAACAACAATTAAGAAATTAATTGATGTTGCTAAATCCACTGCTGGAGTTACTCTTGTTGACCATTCTTCAGATGAAAACCACAATAGGTCTGTATTTACATTAATAGGGTCACCTGAAGGTGTTGAGGAAGTTCTTGTTAAACTTTCTAAAATAGCAAGAGATAATATAGATATGACTAAACATTTTGGTAAGCATCCAAGAATGGGTTCAACAGATGTTATAGCCTTAGTGCCAATTAAAAATATTACTATGGAAGAAACAGTTAAACTATCTGAAAAAATTGGAGAAAGAATTTATAATGAATTGGAAATACCTGTAATGCTATATGCAAATTCTGCAAAAAAAGAAAATAGAATTAATTTAGCCAATATTAGAAAAGGCGAATTTGAAGGTATGAGTAAAAAATTATTAGAAGAGAAGTGGACTCCTGATTTTGGAGAAAACAAAATACACCCTACTGCTGGTATAACAGCAATAGGTGCAAGAAGTCCTATGATTGCCTTTAATGTTAATTTAAATACCAATAACTTGGAAATAGCAAACAATATTGCAAGAATAATAAGAGGTTCAAGTGGTGGCTTTAAAAATTGTAAGGCAATTGGTCTTTTATTAGAAGATAAAAATATAGTACAGGTTTCTATAAATATGATGGACTATAATAAACTCCCACTTTATAGAATTTTTGAAATTATAAAACTTGAAGCTAAAAAATATGGTGTTACTATTTTAGAAAGTGAAATCATAGGACTTACTCCCGGAAAAGCATTGGTTGATTCAGCTATTTATTATTTACAAATGAATAATTTCGACTATAATACTCAAGTTTTAGAAAATTATTTATTTGATTAG
- a CDS encoding PTS transporter subunit IIABC: MKDKIFEVLQRVGRSFMLPIAILPVAGLLLGVGGSFTNETMIASYGLESILGSGTVLNSLLTVMSKAGSVIFDNLPLIFAVGVAIGMAKKEKEVSALSAVIAFFVMHTAINAMLTISGKVLADGSIAPSVLPGTIADAVGIPSLQMGVFGGIIVGLGVAALHNKFYRIELPSALSFFGGSRFVPIISTVVYLVVGILMFYLWPFIQTGIYSLGKLVTGTGYIGTLAFGIIKRALIPFGLHHVFYLPFWQTAVGGTMEVAGQLVEGGQRIFFAQLADPNTVHFSAEATRYFSGEFIFMIFGLPGAALAMYKCAKPENKKQAKGLLLSASLTSMFTGITEPLEFSFLFVAPMLFAVQVVLAGAAYMIAHIFNIAVGLTFSGGLIDLFLFGILQGNGKTNWLRIIPIGIIYFILYYVIFKFLILKFNLKTPGRGEESEVKLYTKKDVKEQKEKGTATASDQIIDITEGLGGSKNIDSVDSCATRLRITVSDSGKVNEELLKQTGAAGVIVKGTGVQVVYGPKVSLIKTELEEYLESGQVVSNERAEEKEEKEPTVEVSSEIITAPITGDLKPITETPDPTFSEKLMGDGVVIFPDNGEIVAPCDGTISFAFETKHAVGLTSDSGVEILIHAGINTVELNGEGFEMFVNNGDKVKKGQKLITFDLDYVNENATSSAVVMIFTNIDGEKIHVENYGHVNINDNILEIK; this comes from the coding sequence ATGAAAGACAAGATTTTTGAAGTCTTACAACGTGTAGGGCGAAGTTTTATGCTGCCCATAGCAATTTTACCGGTTGCAGGATTGTTATTAGGAGTGGGAGGCTCATTTACCAATGAAACTATGATTGCCTCCTATGGACTAGAATCAATTCTTGGAAGTGGTACTGTATTAAATTCACTACTTACTGTAATGAGTAAGGCAGGAAGTGTAATTTTTGACAATCTACCACTTATTTTTGCAGTAGGTGTAGCAATAGGAATGGCAAAAAAAGAAAAAGAAGTATCGGCTTTATCTGCTGTAATAGCTTTCTTTGTAATGCATACAGCAATTAACGCTATGTTGACTATTTCAGGTAAAGTATTGGCAGATGGTTCAATTGCTCCATCAGTTTTACCTGGAACAATAGCAGATGCAGTAGGAATACCTTCATTACAAATGGGAGTCTTTGGTGGTATTATTGTAGGGCTTGGAGTTGCAGCATTACATAATAAGTTCTACCGAATAGAACTACCTAGTGCCTTATCATTTTTTGGAGGTAGTAGATTTGTACCAATAATATCAACAGTAGTATATTTAGTAGTTGGAATATTAATGTTTTATTTATGGCCATTTATTCAAACGGGAATATATTCATTGGGAAAACTGGTTACAGGAACCGGATATATTGGAACATTAGCATTTGGAATAATTAAACGTGCCTTAATTCCATTTGGTTTACACCATGTATTTTATTTGCCTTTCTGGCAAACAGCTGTTGGTGGAACAATGGAAGTTGCAGGACAGTTAGTAGAAGGTGGACAAAGAATATTCTTTGCTCAATTAGCTGACCCGAATACAGTACATTTTAGTGCGGAAGCTACTAGATATTTTTCCGGTGAATTTATATTTATGATTTTCGGTTTACCGGGAGCAGCGCTAGCAATGTATAAATGTGCAAAACCTGAAAACAAAAAACAGGCTAAAGGATTACTTTTATCAGCATCACTAACAAGTATGTTTACAGGAATAACAGAACCATTAGAGTTTTCATTCCTTTTTGTTGCTCCTATGTTATTTGCTGTACAAGTAGTTTTAGCAGGAGCAGCATATATGATAGCACATATATTTAATATAGCTGTGGGACTAACATTTTCAGGAGGACTAATCGATTTATTCCTATTTGGAATACTTCAAGGTAATGGTAAAACAAATTGGTTAAGAATTATACCAATAGGAATTATTTACTTCATATTATATTATGTAATTTTTAAATTCTTAATATTAAAATTTAACTTAAAAACTCCAGGAAGAGGAGAAGAAAGTGAAGTAAAATTATATACTAAAAAAGATGTAAAAGAACAAAAGGAAAAAGGTACAGCAACAGCTAGTGACCAAATTATAGATATAACTGAAGGTTTAGGTGGCTCTAAAAATATTGACAGTGTAGATTCTTGTGCAACCCGTTTAAGAATTACTGTAAGTGATTCAGGTAAAGTAAATGAGGAACTCTTAAAACAAACAGGAGCTGCAGGTGTAATAGTAAAAGGTACAGGTGTTCAAGTCGTTTACGGACCAAAAGTATCATTAATAAAAACTGAATTGGAAGAATACTTAGAAAGTGGACAAGTTGTTAGTAATGAAAGAGCAGAGGAGAAAGAAGAAAAAGAACCTACTGTAGAAGTTTCTTCAGAAATAATAACAGCTCCAATAACAGGTGACTTAAAACCAATTACAGAAACACCGGATCCAACATTTTCAGAAAAATTAATGGGTGATGGAGTAGTAATATTTCCAGATAATGGAGAAATAGTAGCACCTTGTGATGGTACAATTAGCTTTGCATTTGAAACAAAACACGCAGTGGGATTAACATCAGATTCAGGAGTTGAAATATTAATTCATGCCGGAATAAATACAGTAGAATTAAATGGTGAAGGCTTTGAAATGTTTGTTAATAATGGCGATAAAGTTAAAAAAGGTCAAAAATTAATTACTTTTGACTTAGACTATGTTAATGAAAATGCAACTTCATCAGCTGTAGTAATGATATTTACAAATATTGATGGAGAAAAAATACATGTGGAAAATTATGGACATGTAAATATAAATGATAATATTTTAGAAATTAAATAA
- a CDS encoding secondary thiamine-phosphate synthase enzyme YjbQ has product MLYNYSLQTKKESFHNITSYAQKSVSISEVKNGICLVFCPHTTAGITINENADPDVVKDMLLGLEKAYPDREEFRHFEGNSSAHLKATSVGSSVTVIIENGKLLLGTWQGIYFCEFDGPRTRKFYVKILS; this is encoded by the coding sequence ATGCTTTATAACTATTCATTACAAACGAAAAAGGAGTCATTTCATAATATTACTTCCTATGCACAAAAATCTGTTTCAATTAGTGAGGTAAAAAATGGCATTTGTCTTGTTTTTTGTCCACATACAACAGCAGGAATAACTATAAATGAAAATGCAGATCCGGATGTAGTAAAAGATATGCTGTTAGGTTTAGAAAAGGCTTATCCGGACAGAGAGGAATTTCGTCATTTTGAAGGAAATAGTTCTGCACATTTAAAGGCAACGTCGGTTGGATCCTCTGTTACAGTTATAATTGAAAATGGAAAATTATTACTAGGAACATGGCAAGGTATTTATTTTTGCGAATTTGATGGACCTAGAACTAGAAAATTTTATGTAAAAATATTATCGTAA
- a CDS encoding GyrI-like domain-containing protein has translation MEKKFDYKKEYKDLYLPKKKPSLIDVPEMIFIAVDGKGNPNTSQEYKEAMEILYGLSYTIKMSKKDGTKPKDYFDYVVPPLEGLWWFDDESYKGGTIGDKNDFLWTSLIRQPDFVTEEVFIWAKEKLQNKKPELNLSKAKYLKWKEGLCVQIMHIGSYDTEIESINKMNKYIEQEGFVTDINNNRKHHEIYLSDPRRCKIENLKTVIRHPVKKI, from the coding sequence ATGGAAAAGAAATTTGATTATAAAAAAGAATACAAGGATTTATATTTACCAAAGAAAAAACCTAGTTTAATAGATGTTCCGGAAATGATTTTCATAGCAGTAGATGGTAAAGGTAATCCAAATACATCACAAGAATATAAGGAGGCAATGGAAATTCTTTATGGCCTATCATATACAATAAAAATGAGCAAAAAGGACGGAACGAAACCAAAGGATTATTTTGATTATGTTGTGCCACCTCTTGAAGGTCTGTGGTGGTTTGATGATGAAAGCTATAAGGGAGGAACTATAGGAGATAAGAATGATTTTTTATGGACTTCATTAATTAGACAACCGGACTTTGTAACAGAGGAAGTTTTTATATGGGCTAAAGAAAAATTACAAAATAAAAAACCGGAACTTAATCTATCAAAGGCAAAATATTTAAAATGGAAAGAAGGACTGTGTGTACAAATAATGCATATTGGTTCCTATGACACTGAAATTGAATCAATTAATAAGATGAATAAATACATAGAACAAGAAGGTTTTGTTACCGATATTAACAATAATAGAAAACATCATGAAATTTATTTATCAGATCCTAGACGATGTAAAATTGAAAACTTAAAGACGGTAATACGTCATCCGGTTAAGAAAATATAA
- a CDS encoding MerR family transcriptional regulator, whose amino-acid sequence MYKISEFSKITNLTIKTLYYYDKEKILEPFSRDENGHRLYNEDNFKQAKLIKTLRYLDFSISEMKEVVANCQSQDDLFYYLLEKKKNILDDIKKKEGLIEYIDLYLNKEINEEEREEHYCFKLVEIEEKMVLSYRYKGKYSDVGKYIDQIHKVGKDNITGNSFCLYYDYGFEDEAEIEVCIPVSKKIKTYNSIEFKVIPSVKGVKTNHIGSYESIYRAYKNIIDYCNKNNYIMKTPTREVHIKGPGKNFKGNPKKYITEIIIPIGEEDGKEI is encoded by the coding sequence ATGTATAAAATAAGTGAGTTTTCTAAAATTACGAATTTAACAATTAAGACCTTATATTATTATGATAAAGAGAAAATATTAGAGCCTTTTTCAAGAGATGAAAATGGTCATAGACTTTATAATGAAGATAATTTCAAACAGGCCAAACTTATAAAGACACTAAGGTATTTGGATTTTTCTATATCGGAAATGAAGGAAGTTGTAGCAAATTGTCAAAGTCAAGATGACTTATTTTATTATTTATTAGAAAAGAAGAAAAACATCTTGGATGATATTAAAAAGAAGGAGGGACTTATTGAATATATAGATTTATATTTAAATAAAGAAATAAACGAGGAAGAAAGGGAAGAACATTATTGTTTCAAACTGGTAGAAATAGAAGAAAAAATGGTATTGTCCTATAGATATAAAGGAAAATACAGTGATGTAGGAAAATACATAGATCAAATCCATAAAGTAGGAAAAGATAATATAACTGGAAACTCATTTTGTTTATATTATGATTATGGTTTTGAAGATGAGGCAGAAATAGAGGTTTGTATACCGGTATCTAAAAAAATAAAGACCTATAATAGTATTGAATTTAAGGTAATTCCATCAGTAAAGGGGGTTAAAACTAACCATATAGGTAGTTATGAATCAATTTACAGGGCTTATAAAAATATAATAGACTATTGTAATAAGAATAATTATATTATGAAAACACCAACTAGAGAAGTACATATTAAGGGACCAGGAAAAAATTTTAAAGGTAATCCAAAAAAATATATAACTGAAATAATAATACCAATAGGAGAAGAAGATGGAAAAGAAATTTGA
- the abc-f gene encoding ribosomal protection-like ABC-F family protein: MSIIDIKNLEFTYIGDIKPIFENINLQLDSNWKLGLIGRNGYGKSTFLNILLGKLDYSGTITSKVHFEYFPYKIKNEDYLTVDVVEEIKGNYELWKLERELNLLKVDLDILYRPFNTLSGGEQTKVLIASMFISDNNFLLIDEPTNSLDINGRRILAEYLNKKSGFILVSHDRNFLNHTIDHVLTIEKQKIVLQKGNYDTWKENKEAEDEFNRNKNEKLKKEIDRLEKSSREKANWSDKVEASKNMRNSGSKVDKGYVGHKSAKMMQRSKNLEQRYKKTLEEKTGLLTNIEFEDDLVLESVPHHSKNLIVAENYSISFNNRKIFEPLDFSIENGEIVTITGENGAGKSSFLKSIVGFNIKRNGSLKLASNLKISYLPQEFDWIKGSLDDFIENNSVDKTKFLTLLRKMGFDRDTFDKDIGSYSSGQKKKVLISKSICEEANIYIWDEPLNYLDIITRLQIERMILKYKPTIILVEHDEDFLKNINARNIEIKKIRD, from the coding sequence ATGTCTATAATAGATATAAAAAATTTAGAATTTACGTATATTGGGGATATAAAACCTATATTTGAAAATATTAATCTACAATTAGATAGTAATTGGAAATTAGGGTTAATTGGTAGAAATGGTTATGGGAAATCTACATTTTTAAATATTTTACTAGGAAAATTAGACTATAGTGGAACTATTACAAGTAAGGTTCACTTTGAATATTTTCCATATAAAATAAAAAATGAAGATTATTTAACTGTTGATGTAGTTGAAGAAATAAAGGGAAATTATGAGCTGTGGAAATTAGAAAGAGAGCTAAATCTTTTAAAGGTGGATTTAGATATTTTATATAGGCCATTTAATACTTTAAGCGGCGGAGAACAAACTAAGGTATTAATTGCCTCTATGTTTATATCTGACAACAATTTTTTATTAATAGATGAGCCTACAAATAGTTTAGATATAAACGGAAGAAGGATTTTAGCTGAATATTTAAATAAAAAATCAGGGTTTATATTGGTTTCTCATGATAGAAACTTTTTAAACCATACAATAGATCATGTTCTTACAATAGAAAAGCAAAAAATAGTACTACAAAAAGGAAACTATGACACTTGGAAGGAAAATAAAGAAGCAGAAGATGAATTTAATAGAAATAAAAATGAAAAACTTAAAAAAGAAATAGATAGGTTGGAAAAATCATCAAGGGAGAAGGCCAACTGGTCCGATAAAGTAGAAGCTTCTAAAAATATGAGAAATTCAGGTTCAAAGGTAGACAAAGGTTATGTTGGTCACAAATCTGCAAAAATGATGCAAAGGTCAAAAAATCTTGAGCAACGATATAAAAAAACATTAGAGGAAAAAACAGGTTTATTAACAAATATAGAATTTGAAGATGATTTAGTATTGGAATCTGTACCCCATCATAGTAAAAATCTAATAGTGGCAGAAAATTATTCTATATCATTTAATAATAGAAAAATATTTGAACCTTTGGATTTTTCAATAGAAAATGGAGAGATTGTAACAATTACAGGAGAAAATGGAGCGGGTAAGAGTAGTTTTTTAAAATCCATAGTAGGTTTTAATATTAAAAGAAATGGAAGTTTAAAATTAGCAAGTAATTTAAAAATTTCCTATTTACCTCAAGAGTTTGATTGGATAAAAGGTTCCTTAGATGACTTTATAGAAAATAATAGTGTAGATAAGACAAAATTTCTAACACTACTTAGAAAAATGGGCTTTGATAGAGATACCTTTGACAAAGATATAGGCTCCTATAGTAGTGGACAGAAGAAAAAGGTTCTAATATCTAAAAGCATATGCGAAGAAGCTAATATTTATATTTGGGATGAACCTTTAAATTATTTGGATATAATAACAAGACTCCAAATAGAGAGAATGATTTTAAAATATAAACCTACAATTATTTTAGTAGAACATGATGAAGATTTTTTAAAAAATATTAATGCTAGAAATATAGAAATCAAAAAAATAAGGGATTAA